From Ailuropoda melanoleuca isolate Jingjing chromosome 8, ASM200744v2, whole genome shotgun sequence, a single genomic window includes:
- the OLFML1 gene encoding olfactomedin-like protein 1, protein MTALRRAAAILVLLLAALLPPPRCAQDPGMVHYIYQRFQVLEQGLEKCTQATRAYIQDFREFSKNITAMLGRCQTYTSEYKSAVTNLALRVERAQREIDYLEYLREADVCVESEDKTLAEKLIQEAEEEKKIRTLLNASCDNMLMGVKSLKIVKKTVDTHGSWMKDAVSNPQKVYFFIGSRNKTVWEFANLRAFMEDSTKPAPRKLILTHSWQGTGQVIHEGFLFFHNQGTLNEIIKYNLQKRTVEDRMLLPGGAGRALVYQHSASTFIDLAVDEHGLWAIHSGPGVYGHLVLTKIEPGTLGVEHSWDTPCRSQDAEASFLLCGVLYVVYSSGGHGPHRITCVYDPLGAISEDDLPKLFFPRRPRSHSMIHYNPRDKQLYAWNDGNQIIYKLQTKRKRPLE, encoded by the exons ATGACGGCCCTTCGGCGAGCTGCTGCCATCCTGGTTCTGCTCCTGGCGGctcttctgcccccaccccggtGTGCCCAGGACCCGGGCATGGTGCACTACATCTACCAGCGCTTTCAAGTCTTGGAG CAAGGACTGGAAAAATGTACCCAAGCCACAAGAGCATACATTCAAGACTTCCGAGAGTTCTCGAAGAACATAACCGCTATGCTGGGAAGATGCCAGACCTACACCAGTGAGTATAAGAGCGCAGTGACTAACCTGGCCTTGAGAGTCGAACGTGCGCAACGGGAGATAGACTACCTGGAGTACCTGCGAGAAGCTGACGTGTGCGTGGAATCAGAGGACAAGACCCTGGCAGAAAAGCTCATCCAAGAGgcggaagaagagaagaagatcCGGACCCTGCTGAATGCAA GCTGTGACAACATGCTGATGGGCGTAAAGTCTCTGAAAATAGTGAAGAAGACTGTGGACACACATGGTTCTTGGATGAAAGATGCTGTCAGCAATCCCcaaaaggtttatttctttattggatCCAGAAACAAAACTGTCTGGGAATTTGCAAACCTGCGGGCATTCATGGAAGATAGCACCAAGCCAGCCCCGCGGAAGCTAATCCTAACACATTCCTGGCAGGGAACAGGCCAAGTGATCCACgaaggttttctgttttttcacaACCAAGGGACTCTCAATGAGATCATCAAATATAATCTGCAGAAGAGGACGGTGGAAGATCGAATGCTGCTCCCAGGAGGGGCAGGCCGAGCACTGGTCTACCAGCACTCCGCATCAACATTCATTGACCTGGCTGTGGATGAGCACGGGCTGTGGGCCATCCACTCAGGGCCAGGCGTCTATGGCCATTTGGTTCTCACAAAAATTGAACCTGGTACCCTGGGAGTGGAACACTCATGGGACACTCCATGCAGGAGCCAAGATGCTGAAGCCTCCTTCCTTTTGTGTGGGGTTCTCTATGTGGTCTATAGTTCTGGCGGCCACGGTCCTCACCGCATCACCTGTGTCTATGATCCGTTGGGCGCTATCAGTGAGGACGACCTGCCCAAACTGTTCTTTCCCAGGCGGCCGAGAAGTCATTCCATGATCCATTACAACCCCAGAGATAAGCAGCTCTATGCCTGGAATGATGGAAACCAGATCATTTACAAACTCCAGACAAAGAGAAAGCGGCCTCTGGAGTAA